A genomic stretch from Neomonachus schauinslandi chromosome 16, ASM220157v2, whole genome shotgun sequence includes:
- the IGSF23 gene encoding LOW QUALITY PROTEIN: immunoglobulin superfamily member 23 (The sequence of the model RefSeq protein was modified relative to this genomic sequence to represent the inferred CDS: substituted 1 base at 1 genomic stop codon), whose protein sequence is MNDDVVRAHGASNGGPDQCLRKLIIPGPEDVRLAWSQEGWKGAGAKREQAKPXNPFSQNPAPACSPPTTTINPVLGKSAGRGGEFPAKSGSQAGKRGRLDKTRHEVSSGRRTRPQPCLEEATFNRAGSGSRRKSPGNRCNVAVGSGEGEASSNGVMLLTFPYVFEGVIQSDLNYSVILECLAPSITPKPTLHWTFNGKPYKIGAMLIIRRLSLEHLGTYVCTAKNSQGQCSSYPVTLSLPQDNVDPTDAEPIEPDPILTVSGGAAIGLLVAGNIGAMMLIGGISLTIVQSIRTNRQRIRICC, encoded by the exons ATGAATGATGATGTTGTGAGGGCTCACGGAGCCAGTAACGGAGGACCTGACCAGTGTCTCAGGAAACTCATCATCCCAGGACCGGAGGACGTGAGGCTGGCTTGGA GCCAGGAGGGCTGGAAAGGGGCGGGGGCAAAGAGGGAACAAGCGAAACCCTAGAACCCCTTCTCCCAGAATCCCGCCCCTGCGTGCTCCCCACCCACCACTACCATAAACCCGGTGCTAGGGAAGAGTGCAGGTCGGGGAGGTGAATTCCCAGCCAAGAGCGGGAGCCAGGCAGGGAAGCGGGGG CGCCTGGACAAAACGAGGCATGAGGTGTCCTCTGGACGCCGGACCCGGCCACAGCCCTGCCTGGAAGAGGCTACTTTTAACAG AGCAGGCTCTGGCAGCCGGAGAAAGTCCCCAGGCAACAGGTGCAATGTGGCAGTTGGAAGCGGTGAGGGTGAGG CCAGCTCCAACGGAGTGATGCTGCTGACATTCCCTTATGTCTTCGAGGGCGTTATCCAGAGTGACCTCAACTACTCAgtgatcctggagtgcctggctCCTTCTATCACCCCCAAGCCCACGCTGCACTGGACCTTCAACGGGAAGCCCTACAAGATTGGGGCTATGCTGATCATCCGGAGGTTGTCCCTGGAACATCTGGGCACCTACGTGTGCACGGCCAAGAACAGCCAGGGACAGTGTTCCTCCTATCCTGTGACCCTCTCGCTGCCAC AAGACAATGTGGATCCCACAGACGCTGAGCCCATCGAGCCAGACCCCATTCTCACCGTGTCAGGAGGAGCTGCTATCGGCCTCCTCGTGGCTGGAAATATAGGGGCCATGATGCTGATAGGGGGCATAAGCCTCACCATCGTCCAGAGCATAAG GACTAACAGACAAAGAATACGGATATGCTGCTGA